GGTCAATTTAGTTCCCGCGTCGCGTCCGGCGACAACAAAGTCGGTTTTTGCTGAAACGCTGCCCGCAACCCGGGCGCCCAAAGCCAACAATTTTTCTTTTGCTTCGCTACGAGAAAAATGCGTTAGCGTACCGGTTAACACGATGGTTTTACCGTATAGCTCTGAGTCAGCGTAATCCGGTTTTTCTTCTTCCCAAACAATGCCTTGCTCCAACAACTTATCAATAACTTCAAGATTGTGTGGCTGCTCAAAAAAGGTCACAACATGTTGGGCAACAACTGGACCAATATCTTCGATTTCAAGCAGACTCTCGATCGTTGCCACCTTTAAATTATCTAAACTGACATAGTGCAAGGCCATCGATCTCGCGGTGGCTTCACCGACTTCACGAATACCCAACGCATATAAAAACCGGGCAAAACGCGTCTGTTTTGCTGCTTGTAGCGCTTGGATTAAATTCTCAGCAGATTTATCTCCCATTCTTTCCAGCTGGCTTAGATCTGCGACGGTTAAATGAAATAAATCCGCTGGTGTTTTGACTAATTCGGCATCAACCAGTTGTTCGACCAATTTGTCACCTAAGCCTTCAATATCCATCGCTTTGCGGGAGGCGAAATGTTTTAACGCTTCTTTACGCTGCGCTGGACAACTCAAGCCGCCACTACATCGTGCTATCGCCTCGCCCGGGAGGCGTTCAACTTTTGCATCGCAAGCTGGGCAGTTTTCAGGCATAACGAAAACTGTTGTTTGTGCTGGCCGTTTGTTGGTGACAACGCCAACAATTTCCGGAATAACATCTCCTGCTCGACGAACAATGACTGTATCGCCAATCCGTACGTCTTTACGTCGGATTTCATCTTCGTTATGCAAGGTGGCATTGCTGACCGTGACCCCGCCCACAAAAACCGGTTTTAATCGCGCGACGGGCGTGATAGCGCCGGTTCTGCCAACTTGGACCTCAATTGCTTCAACCAGGGTCATTTCTTCTTGAGCGGGAAATTTATAAGCGATGGCCCAGCGCGGCGCGCGTGATACAAAACCCAAGCGTTTTTGCAAATTGAGCGAGTTCACCTTAAAAACGACGCCATCAATTTCATAAGGCAAGGCGTCGCGTTTGTCGGCTAATTTTTCAATATAGCGTTGACATGCAGACAGATCTGGCAGTAACTCGATATCGGGGCAAATCGCCCCGCCCCAGCTCTCGATCAGTTTTAAGGCCTCAAGATGGCTCTCTGGTAAGCGCATGCCGATTATTTCGCCAAGAGAATAACAATATAAGGCCAATGGACGCGTTGCGGTCACAGATGAGTCAAGTTGTCTTAATGATCCTGCTGCGGCATTTCGGGCATTAACAAAGATTTTTTTTCCTTGAGCAAGTTGTTGTTGATTTAACTTTTCAAATCCTTGTTTTGGCAGATAAATTTCACCACGAATTTCAACCACCTCAGGTATGTCAAAGCCTTGCAATGTTAATGGGACATTACGAATTGTGCGGACATTAGTGGTCACGTCTTCACCTACCATGCCATCGCCACGAGTGGCGGCTTGCGTCAATAAGCCTTTTTCGTAGCGGATACTAATCGCCAAGCCATCCAGTTTGGGCTCGGCCACATACTCGACTGACTGCTCTGTATTCAATCGGTCTTTGATACGCTGGTCAAATGCGGCTAATTCCACTGTGTCGAAGACATTATCCAGAGATAACATCGGCAAGGCATGCGTGACCTGAGTAAATTTGTCTAAAGGGGGGGCACCGACTCGTTGTGTTGGTGAGTCAGGCGTTATTAGTTCCGGGTGTTGCTGTTCTAGCTGTTTCAGTTCGGCAAACAAACGATCATATTCGGCATCACTGACCAAGGGATCATCATGCCTGTAATAACGAAAATTCAGCTCACGAATTTGCTCACGCAGCTGCGTGATACGGTGCGGTGCAGAGTCAGAGGTCATCATAGGTTCGATTTTCTTCCTGCAAGGTCAGATTCAGCTCAAAAATCTGGTTACGCAAGCGTTCTAATGTTGATTCTGTTAGCGGCTGACGCTGTTCATCACAGACAATGCCATCGAGCTGCTCTGCCATTTGAGTGGCACATTCGACCATCGCATCCAGCACCGTCAGGCCATTAGCAGGCCCAGGCAAACGTGCAAATAACAAAATGCCTGGTGTTTTCATTGAGATGAGTTCAGCCGGCAGAAAAGTGCCTGGATCGATAATGTTGGCAATACTGAACAAGCTCTGTTTCCGGCTGCCAAGCGAAAAGCGATGGTAAATCTGCATTTCACCAAAATGCATATCCTGATTATCCAAGGCATTTTTTACAGCGCGGCCGGTAAATAACCGATCTGCTGGTGCCATTACCGTTAAGGCAATTACTAAATCCCAGTCTTGTTCCGGCACTGGTGTTTCGGCCGGGATATCATCTGCCTCCGCCAATTCAGACGCGATATCTGACGCGCTATTCTCATCTAGATCAGTGAGATTAAGATTGATATGCGGCTCATTGGCGATGCTGTCAGTGTCAATTTGTGACTCTGATTCTGATAACACCGCATCAAATCGACTGTGGAATGTCTGGTTATCCGTTTCTTCATCAAGTTCACGTTGAAACGCATCAGCGAGTTTCTGATTGCGCTGATAACTCACAAAACCAACTGCTGCGCCACCTAGCAAAATAATAAGGATCAAAAGGATGATTTCAAACACTTAAATTAATCCGTCAACTCAGGGATAATGATGATTTTGTATTAACTAAATAGAGATTACCGATGTCCACGCAACCGAGCAAACAACTGGAAACTTTCGACAATGCGACCCCAGAACGGGATTATACCATTCACATTGAAACTCCGGAGTTTACTTGTCTTTGCCCAAAAACGGGTCAGCCTGATTTTGCCACCATAAAAATCGACTATGTACCTGATTTAAAATGCGTCGAATTAAAATCATTAAAATTGTATTTTTGGTCTTTTCGTGATGAAGGCGGTTTTCATGAAAAATTAACCAATCAAATTCTATCTGACCTCGTAGCAGCGCTAAATCCGCGGTTTATGCGTGTCACCGGTATTTTCAATGTCCGTGGTGGCGTGTATACCAATGTGGTTGCGGAGCATCGTCAAAAAGACTGGCTGCCACCGCAACCGGTTGTTTTGCCCTGATTGATGTCAACACCGGTTTGGCTGGGTATTGATCTGGGAACAAGTGGTTGCCGTATTTGCGTTATTGATGATGAAAACAAGCTGGTTTTTCAACGCCAACAGACATTCTCATCGCATGTTCCTTACCCGGATCCACCCCAACAGTGGCAAATCGTACTGACGTTACTGCGACAAACCAGTCAGTCTGCCGATAAGGAAAACTGGCAAATTCGTGCCATTGCCATTGCCGCAACTTCAGGTACGGTGATGCGTGGTCGGCCAGATGGTCAGCCAGACTCGCCGATGCTGCGATACGATAATGCAGTCGCAATAGATCAAGTCAATGAAATAAAAGCCATCGCCCCCAAGCACTCGGGGGCCCATGGCATAGGCAGTGGCTTAGCCAAATATCTTTACCTTAATCAACATTACTCCAGTGACAAGCCAGGTTTACTGATGCATCAGGCTGATTGGATTGCCACACAACTTGGCGGCCAAGCTGGAATTACGGATTACCATAATGCGCTCAAGTCTGGTTTTGACCCGGTGGCGCTATGCTGGCCAGACTGGCTAAGTCGCTGGATGCCTGCGACAGCTTTGCCTCGTGTTGTTGCCCCCGGCAGCATGATTGGCAGCCTATCCGATACAGTGGCGCAACACATACAGCTCAAACAAGACATTCGCCCCGCTATTGTTGCAGGCACCACCGATAGTTTGGCCGCTTTCCTCGCGACAGGTGCTAACCAATGCGGTGATGGCGTCACCTCTTTAGGCTCTACCCTGGTCGTAAAGCAGCTCTGTAACCAACCTTATTTTGAGCCTGAATCCGGCATTTACAGCCATAAAATGGGGCGATATTGGTTAGTTGGCGGCGCATCAAATTCAGGTAGTGCCGTTATCAGCCAATTTTTTACTGATCCGCAAATCAAACAGCTGAGCGAGCATATTAATCTGGCGCAACAGCCGCCATGGTACTACCCATTGCTTACTATGGGAGAACGTTTTCCCGTTGCGGATCCAGACAAGCAACCCCAATTGACACCGCGACCTGAGCAGGACAGTCTGTTTTTGCATGGCCTTTTAGCTGGTATTGCCAATATTGAAGCCATTGCTTATCAACGTTTACAACAACTGACGGCAACACCATTGCAACGTATTCGTACCGTCGGCGGCGGCGCTGCTAACGCAATCTGGAGCAAAATCCGCCAGCAAAAATTGGCGGTGCCATTTATTGCAGTGGCACACACTGAGGCGGCTTATGGCTGTGCGCTGTTAGCCAAAGAAGGGTTAAGCTCATTTGAAAGGGAGCAGGATGACTGAGTTTTTTCGCGGTGCCCGTTATGTGTTAAACGGTTTTTCACTCATTAATCAGCTTGGAGTAAGGCGATTTGCCTATATTCCCATTTTGATAAATACCCTCTTGTTCAGTGTCGCTATCTGGTTTGCTATCAGTCAATTTGATGGTTGGATGACTACGATGCTGCCAACCTGGCTGCCAGAATGGTTGGCTAACATTATGATGTGGGTTTTGTGGCCACTGTTCGCGCTATTAATTCTGATATTGGTGGTATTCACGTTTACTATTCTAGCCAATATTATCGCGGCCCCGTTCAATGGGCTATTGGCCGAGGCGGTCGAAAAAAAACTGACTAATCAGGCACCCCCATCGCAAACAATGACGCAATTGATTGCCGATGCGCCACGTATGATCTGGAATGAAATTCGCAAGCTGGGCTACCTGTTGAAGTGGATGATTCCGCTACTGATTTTTTCGTGGATTCCGGGCTTGAACCTGATCGCCCCACTGCTATGGTTGGGCTTTTCCAGTTGGACTCTGGCCCTGGATTACCATGACTATCCCCTCGGGAATCATGCGATGGGCTTTCCAGCACAGCGCGCTTTACTGCGCCGTAAACGCGGACTGGCTTTAGGCTTTGGCATGGCCACATTGGGGGCGACCATGATCCCGGTAGTGAATTTTTTAGTTATTTCTGCAGCAACGGCAGGGGCAACTCAGCTTTATGTTGAAAAATTAAAAACCCTACCGGCTAAACCTGCCGGTTAAGGTTTTCAATGGCCTCGTCGAGCAATATTTCGATATCCCACTCACAAGATCCGCAACCAGAAATACAACCTGTTTTCCGGGAAATCGTATCGGTATCGACTATTCCTTGCGCTACCAAACTCAGAATTTTTCCACGTGTCGTGCCACTGCAATCACAAAGGATTTCGTCACTGTCTGCGTTATTTTGACTCATCATAAAAGCTAGAAAATGCGTAATTAGCCGGGATACCCGAATAACTTTTGCGCTTTGATCTTCTCTGCAACAATATCGGGAACCAGTGCTTCCCAGCCCGATTGATTGGTCATGATCATATTCAGCACATCGGGTGAAAAAATATGCAGATAGTCTTCATTGGAAGCCTCAATTTGCTCAATAACACCACATTGCTTGAGATAATCAAACAAGTGTTTTTGTTTGATGCTGACATTCAGGTTATCAATCTTGTACAACGTGTCTGTTTCGGCATCTTTATACGGATAAATATAGAGTTTGACGTTGTTCTTGAATAACCGACCAAAGCCTTCCAGAATACCGCCATTAAGTGCCGCGTAATATTTTTGATTAAATAATTCAACCAGACTGTGCGCGCCCATGATAAGCCCAATACGTCTGTCAGTGTATCGCGATAAATAGGTCGCCAGACGATGATATTCCGGATAATCTGAAATCATCACGGTCTGCCCGGTTTCTCGGAGCACATCGGCGCGGCTAATAAAGTCTTCAAGATCGATTTGATCATCTTTGCTGGTCAGGTTGTGCATGGTAATTTCCATGATGGAAATAGTTTCACCAGCGGCTTCCTGATCTTCTGCTTCAAACCGTTTTCTCGCAGCATTGAGCATATCAATATTGACATGGGTTACGGGGCGAAAACGGCCGCGTTCCACCAGAACATTCTTTTTTCTGAGATGTTCTGACGGTTGTAGTACCTTGCCATCGGCCGAGAACATCGCGGCATCACTCAAACCAAGTTGAACCAGACGCAAACTGATCACCCGGTTATCGACATGAATAAAGGCATCCCCTTTCAATTCGACCATATCCACCTCAATACGGTCCGTTGATAAGTTGTCGAGCAATGATTTCACCAGACAGTCCGGGCTGTGGCTGAGGTGAAATGCCCCATAGATGAGATTGACACCAATGATACCCAAGGCTTCCTGTTGCAGCGCGTTTTCATTATCGAGCATGCGGACATGGATGATAATTTCACTCGGCGCGGCCTGTGGCGTTGTTTGAAAACGAATACCTAACCAGCCATGACACTCATTGGTGCCATGATAGTTACGCGCTGAGACCGTATCAGCAAAGGCAAAGAAAGCGGTTCGGTCGCCACGCTGTTCGCTCAACCGTTCCAGATTCAGGTCGTACTCCAATGCCAGCATGGCCTCTAACCGTTCACGACAAACGTAGCGAGGTGCTTTACCATAGATGTCATCACTGACTTTCATATCGTAGGCAGAAATACTTTTTGCAATGGTGCCTGCGGCGCCGCCAACACGAAAAAACCATCGAACAACCTCTTGTCCCGCGCCAATTTCAGCAAACGAACCATAGCGCACATCATCAAGATTGACTTCAAGTGCCTTGGCACTGGTTGTTAACATTTTATTCTCCATGGGGGTCCTTTTCATTTAGAGGCGTGTGTAATTGCATCAGTAAACGTTGGATGTTGTAGCAACGTACTGGTTTTTCAATAGCAGGATGACGTTTTCTATCAAGCTGGTTTGCCTAACACCTTGGATAAGCGTTCAATCGCTTGTGTCAGATACCGTTCGGAAGTGGTATAAGCAAACCGAACATGATTTTGTTGCTGATGTTGACCAAAATCGTACCCAGGCGTTACGGCAACCCCTGCCGAGTCAAGAAACAGTCGACACAGTGACTGGCTGTCAGGACAGGTTGAGGTAAGTAACTCTCGGCAGTCAGCATACAAATAAAAAGCCCCTTTTGGTGTTACCGGAAAATGAAAGCCCAGTTCACGTAATGCAGGTAACAACCAGTTTCGGCGTTGTTCAAACTGGGCTCTGCGTTGTTCCAGAATCTCCATTGTTTCATCAGTAAATGCCGCCAGTGCAGCATGCTGAGAAATGGTGGGCGCGGCCAAAAACAGGTTTTGTGCGAGCCTATCCATGACTGGTTCCATATCCGCAGGGACAACTGCCCAGCCAAGTCGCCAGCCAGTCATGCCAAAAAACTTGGAAAAACTGTTAATGACAATTGCATCATTATCAACGGCCAACACGGTTGGCAGCCGAATTCCATCATAAGTTAAACCATGATAAATCTCATCCACGACAAGCATGCCAGCACGTGCTCTGACTGCTGTCACAAGATTTTTAAGATCCGTTTCTAATAAAACGGTTCCGGTTGGATTTGCCGGTGACGCAACTAATGCCACTTGGGTTTCACTGTCCCAATAGTCCGCAATATGCCTTGCGGTTAATTGAAAATTGGTTTTTGCATCAACTGGTACGGGCTTGGCTTTGCTCGACAAAAAAGTCGCAAAATGCCGATTACAAGGGTAACCGGGGTCAGTCATCAGCACTTTCTTGTTCTGATCTAATAAGGCGCCCAATACTAATAACAGAGCGCCGGACGCGCCAGGGGTGACGACAATTCGATTAGCAGAGATAGATAATCCGTAGTACGTCTGGTACCACCCCGAGATGGCTTCTCGCAGTGCAGGCAAGCCAAGCGCTGGAGTGTAGAATGTTTGCTGATTCTGCAAGGCACGCATTCCCGCCTCAATAATAGGCTGCGGTGTCGAAAAATCGGGTTCGCCAATTTCCATGTGCATAACAGTTTTACCTTGCGCCTCCATGGCTTTGCTTCGGGCGAGAATATCCATCACATGAAATGATTCGATGTTGGCGGCTCGGCGACTAACCGGCGATGGCTTTGCCATGTAGCTCCTTTAGGGTATCCAAAGAAATAATGGGCGCTGAAATCGGTGTTCCCGATACGGCCTGGCAGGGTAACGCTGGCTCTCCAAAGTGATCAATGACACTCAGTGCACCAGCATACGCGGCATCCTGTGTTGTCTCATTTATCAAGGCAATCACGGGCAGTTTGATCGATAAAGCGTTTGGTAACCGGCTTATTGAGTCAGAAATCAGTAAGCCGTCTTGAGGCGTTAATTCTAGACGGCCAAGACAGCGCTGGTAAACATTCGTGGCAATATCTGCGTTATCAAGCTCTTCGCAATGCACCATCTTGTTGGTTGTCTCACGGCCCAGCAGTTGTTGGATCAACAGGTTTATTTCACTCCGTGTTCGTTCTGTGACAAAGATAACCGGCAACGCTGACTGCGCCATACCTTGCAAAAAACGTATCAGCCCCGGTCGGCTGGGTAAAGCGCCTTGTTTAACCAAGGAAGCATAATGCGCCAGCTTATCAGCATACAACCGGTCGACAATGGCGTCTGGGACGCCTTCAGCTGCACATTGAAGGTGAAAATTATTCAGATAATAAGCCAGCCGTTGTCGTTCGTCTTTTATCGACAGCAAATTCTGATAAAGTGCTTTGTCCCAGAACCATTCGAGACCATTGTCGTAAAATGCGCGATTAAAGGCCAGACGATGACTTTCATGCTTCACTTCCTCAAGCACCCCGTCTATATCTAAAATCACGGCATTTAAAGTGTTCATTTACTGTTTTTCCTAGCCAGTTTTAGGCTAAAATAGATCGATTGTTTTGCACAACCCTGAGCCATCTGCTATAGATGCGCCCTTGTTTTTAGAAAGTATGAGGTTTTTAGAGATGGATGCAAGTCAGAGCGACGTTAACTTCTCACCCTACCAGCCAAAGGATGGCGAAGCGTACATGAGCGCTGAAATGTCGAGCCATTTCCGGTCAATTCTTGAAAAATGGCGGACTCAGCTTAAAGAAGAAGTTGACCGCACCGTTCATCACATGCAGGACGAAGCGGCTAATTTTCCGGATCCCAATGATCGGGCTACACAAGAAGAAGAGTTCACGCTTGAACTTCGAACGCGGGATCGTGAACGTAAACTAATTAAGAAAATTGAAGAATCATTAATTGATTTAGACAAAGGCGATTATGGTTTTTGTGAATCTTGCGGTACTGAAATTGGTATTCGTCGTCTTGAAGCAAGACCAACCGCAACCCTTTGTATTGACTGTAAGACATTGGATGAAATTCGCGAGAAAAATCGCGTTTAATTTTTAAGCATAACCTCATACCTAAAAAAGCCCCACTTTGCTGGGGCTTTTTTATTTATCGTTCAAAAATATAGAGTAAGTCAACGCCACTTTCGGTACCAGACTCTGCTTGCAACGTCCATATTTTACTTAACTCATAACGCATCTGAACCGTACTCACTGGCTCCAGCACGCCAATGCCATACCCCACATATAAGCGTGGTGACAGATATTTACCAATCTGAACGGCAGCAGTTTCTGGGCTTTCACCACTAAACGAAACGGTATCCAGACCAAATGTGCCGGCAATCTGATCACTCAAGGCATTGCCATTTTGAATACCTAAACTGGTTGCTGCAGAAGCCAACATTGCTCCATCACCTGATGTGGCTTGTTCAAGTGGTCTGCCAATTAAAATATAGGACAGCACATCATCTTGAGACATCGACGGTGAGGAAAATAAAGTTGCTTGTGGATTACTCACCGGGCCAGTCAAATGAATACCTGCGGTGACATCAGTCATCTTGCGTACGGCTTTGACATCAAGGTCCGGGTTATCTATTGCCCCACCAGAAAACCGGATCTGACCATTATCAACCGTTAATTCCTTGCCATAAGCAATGTAACTACCATTATCTAGCGTAATCTGGCCGTCGGCCAGCAACAAACCGCCGGCTTGCCCTGATATCTGCAAATCGCCGTACAAATCGCCCCGAAATCCTGCCGCACGAATACTTACCGCATCACCGAGAACCAATCTGATATCAACATCGGTTTCTAAAGGTGTTGACTCTACTGGTGGCGCATTAACAATCACGACGTCTTTACTCGGCGTCACCGCTGAGTTGAATTCCATGGGTGCCAGCTCGGCTTCAGGTAAAGTCAATGTGCCGGCAATTTTAGCGTGGTCAGCACGCATTGACAGGCTTAAGTCAGGCGAGGCAACAATGTAGGCCTCTGGCATATCCATCAACAGTATTTGTTCGCCCTGAATGGTGCTTTCCAATGTCCAACCACTGTCAGGCATTTCAAACGCGCCAGCCAATTCGAATTGTCCTTCACCAGATTGCCCTTGAGCTAACAACGATAAACCTTGCACTGGGTTACCCGTGATATCAGCGTTTAAGGCTTGTAACTGAATGCCCAGCGCACTCAACGCGACTTGTCCGTCTCTTAAAGTAATCGCTGCATCAATTTCGGGCTGCCTGAGGGTGCCGGCAATATCACTATCAATTTTCAGCTTGCCTTGCAGATCATCGACAGCAGGATGGTCAAGCTGAAATGCGGATAAATCCGGAATTTCAGTAACGAGTTGCGCAACGATTGGACTGTTCATCGGGCTCGCCAGCAAAGCTTTAACTGGTGGCGCTTGCAGGCGTGCGGTTAAAGGCGAGACCCCGCCAATATCGACTGCCAATGTTAAACCAGCACGTGTCTGACTATTATCCGCTTCATAGTTGAGATTCAACGTTTCAATGCCGATTGGCTGCGGTTGGGTCAGGCCCTCACCTACCAGCTGGAATTGTCCATTTTGCAAGTCAATCTGCCCATTGCCGGTCACCGTATTGTCGGGCGTGGCAGACAGAGACAATTGCCCATTTAATTGACCATCAAGTTGAAGATAGTCTTGATAAAAAATCTGAAAAAGATTAACGGGTAGCGACTCAAGCGCCAGCTGAGCCTGCCAGCCATTATCACGCTGGTTTTCACCCTGCAAACAGATTTCTGCATTATTACTGGTCAGACACATTGGTGCAACGCGTTGTGTTGTCTCCGAAATCTGTAATGGCGCTGGCTGGGTTAATTGCCAATTTTCGTAAGACTCTGACCTGAGCGTTAAGGCATTCAGCTGACCTTGCCACGCATTTTTTTCTGACAACGCGCCTTGAAGTAAGAAATCGAGCGATGCTTCATTGGCAATGATTTCGGCTTGTAATTGATGTTGTTGCCGTGTGCCGTCAAGGTCTAACGTAACGTTTTCCAGCTGATTACCGTTGACAGTTAAGTTTTTTGCGGTCAACGCTAATTGACTGTTTTGTTGGCCATTAATATCAACGTTTGCTTGCGCACTTAGTTGTTCAAGACGAAGTTTATCGGCATAGCGAATTTCAGCGCCTGATAACTGCGCCTCAAGACGCAACGTTGCAAGTGTGCCTGAGACCTGCCCTTCACCATTTAACTGCCCGGATGCTTCCGGTAAAAAGTCTTGCAAATCCGTTGCTTGTATATTCCAGGTGGCTGCGGCATCAGGTAAGAGACGACCGTCTACCGTCAACGACGATTGCCCCGTGTTTAAAAGCAGATCTGAAACACTAACCCGATCGTTGAGCATTTCTGCCTGTCCTTTAAGCTGAAATGGCCTCTCTCGAAGCACACCGTCTACGGCTAAATCATTAACTTGAACATAAACTTGTTTGTCAGCGGTTTGCTCAGCCTGAATTTGAGTGTGACCACTAATTCGGCCTGGAAAGCTGGCTGCATAAAGACTCGGATCAAAGTCTTTCAAGTTAACCACGCCGGTCGCGCTAATATTGTCTACCCAACCAATATTACCGTCGTAAGAAAGCGCCCCACCCGGTATGCCTAAGTTCAAACTTATCTCTGCTTGCTGCAACTCGGGACTATTGGCTCGGAGTGCAATCGTAACGGGCGTTTTATCAATTTCAGTATCCGCATTTAACACACTTGATAGGTGTGTGGTATCACCTTGAGCTTGAAGCGATCCTTGCACAAGCTTTATTTGCTGCCCTGCAGTTAATTTTTGTGGCAAAAACAAATCTTGCCAATCCGCATCGATCGCAAATTGAAGCTT
The genomic region above belongs to Methylophaga frappieri and contains:
- the ligA gene encoding NAD-dependent DNA ligase LigA, producing the protein MMTSDSAPHRITQLREQIRELNFRYYRHDDPLVSDAEYDRLFAELKQLEQQHPELITPDSPTQRVGAPPLDKFTQVTHALPMLSLDNVFDTVELAAFDQRIKDRLNTEQSVEYVAEPKLDGLAISIRYEKGLLTQAATRGDGMVGEDVTTNVRTIRNVPLTLQGFDIPEVVEIRGEIYLPKQGFEKLNQQQLAQGKKIFVNARNAAAGSLRQLDSSVTATRPLALYCYSLGEIIGMRLPESHLEALKLIESWGGAICPDIELLPDLSACQRYIEKLADKRDALPYEIDGVVFKVNSLNLQKRLGFVSRAPRWAIAYKFPAQEEMTLVEAIEVQVGRTGAITPVARLKPVFVGGVTVSNATLHNEDEIRRKDVRIGDTVIVRRAGDVIPEIVGVVTNKRPAQTTVFVMPENCPACDAKVERLPGEAIARCSGGLSCPAQRKEALKHFASRKAMDIEGLGDKLVEQLVDAELVKTPADLFHLTVADLSQLERMGDKSAENLIQALQAAKQTRFARFLYALGIREVGEATARSMALHYVSLDNLKVATIESLLEIEDIGPVVAQHVVTFFEQPHNLEVIDKLLEQGIVWEEEKPDYADSELYGKTIVLTGTLTHFSRSEAKEKLLALGARVAGSVSAKTDFVVAGRDAGTKLTKAASLGVAVVDEAQLQQWIQS
- the zipA gene encoding cell division protein ZipA → MFEIILLILIILLGGAAVGFVSYQRNQKLADAFQRELDEETDNQTFHSRFDAVLSESESQIDTDSIANEPHINLNLTDLDENSASDIASELAEADDIPAETPVPEQDWDLVIALTVMAPADRLFTGRAVKNALDNQDMHFGEMQIYHRFSLGSRKQSLFSIANIIDPGTFLPAELISMKTPGILLFARLPGPANGLTVLDAMVECATQMAEQLDGIVCDEQRQPLTESTLERLRNQIFELNLTLQEENRTYDDL
- the queF gene encoding preQ(1) synthase produces the protein MSTQPSKQLETFDNATPERDYTIHIETPEFTCLCPKTGQPDFATIKIDYVPDLKCVELKSLKLYFWSFRDEGGFHEKLTNQILSDLVAALNPRFMRVTGIFNVRGGVYTNVVAEHRQKDWLPPQPVVLP
- a CDS encoding FGGY-family carbohydrate kinase, whose product is MSTPVWLGIDLGTSGCRICVIDDENKLVFQRQQTFSSHVPYPDPPQQWQIVLTLLRQTSQSADKENWQIRAIAIAATSGTVMRGRPDGQPDSPMLRYDNAVAIDQVNEIKAIAPKHSGAHGIGSGLAKYLYLNQHYSSDKPGLLMHQADWIATQLGGQAGITDYHNALKSGFDPVALCWPDWLSRWMPATALPRVVAPGSMIGSLSDTVAQHIQLKQDIRPAIVAGTTDSLAAFLATGANQCGDGVTSLGSTLVVKQLCNQPYFEPESGIYSHKMGRYWLVGGASNSGSAVISQFFTDPQIKQLSEHINLAQQPPWYYPLLTMGERFPVADPDKQPQLTPRPEQDSLFLHGLLAGIANIEAIAYQRLQQLTATPLQRIRTVGGGAANAIWSKIRQQKLAVPFIAVAHTEAAYGCALLAKEGLSSFEREQDD
- the cysZ gene encoding sulfate transporter CysZ, with translation MTEFFRGARYVLNGFSLINQLGVRRFAYIPILINTLLFSVAIWFAISQFDGWMTTMLPTWLPEWLANIMMWVLWPLFALLILILVVFTFTILANIIAAPFNGLLAEAVEKKLTNQAPPSQTMTQLIADAPRMIWNEIRKLGYLLKWMIPLLIFSWIPGLNLIAPLLWLGFSSWTLALDYHDYPLGNHAMGFPAQRALLRRKRGLALGFGMATLGATMIPVVNFLVISAATAGATQLYVEKLKTLPAKPAG
- a CDS encoding (2Fe-2S)-binding protein codes for the protein MMSQNNADSDEILCDCSGTTRGKILSLVAQGIVDTDTISRKTGCISGCGSCEWDIEILLDEAIENLNRQV
- a CDS encoding pyridoxal phosphate-dependent aminotransferase; the protein is MAKPSPVSRRAANIESFHVMDILARSKAMEAQGKTVMHMEIGEPDFSTPQPIIEAGMRALQNQQTFYTPALGLPALREAISGWYQTYYGLSISANRIVVTPGASGALLLVLGALLDQNKKVLMTDPGYPCNRHFATFLSSKAKPVPVDAKTNFQLTARHIADYWDSETQVALVASPANPTGTVLLETDLKNLVTAVRARAGMLVVDEIYHGLTYDGIRLPTVLAVDNDAIVINSFSKFFGMTGWRLGWAVVPADMEPVMDRLAQNLFLAAPTISQHAALAAFTDETMEILEQRRAQFEQRRNWLLPALRELGFHFPVTPKGAFYLYADCRELLTSTCPDSQSLCRLFLDSAGVAVTPGYDFGQHQQQNHVRFAYTTSERYLTQAIERLSKVLGKPA
- the dksA gene encoding RNA polymerase-binding protein DksA, whose product is MDASQSDVNFSPYQPKDGEAYMSAEMSSHFRSILEKWRTQLKEEVDRTVHHMQDEAANFPDPNDRATQEEEFTLELRTRDRERKLIKKIEESLIDLDKGDYGFCESCGTEIGIRRLEARPTATLCIDCKTLDEIREKNRV